In Nasonia vitripennis strain AsymCx chromosome 2, Nvit_psr_1.1, whole genome shotgun sequence, a genomic segment contains:
- the LOC100680081 gene encoding kinectin isoform X1, with the protein MEPENLQSVLQEAGIQVDMKNLENPTEDFMLYLITEYLNKFNFDGNEISKSTMDQLECLSCPDSASDAIKAINLYSALSSVCNEIFLKDLCLTDITSPGPKKARRQIKILFNFFAYVRNKMTENEMAFIELDNQQKDIEDMIDKKHAIIAETGAMINDRENKLELKQQLQQEIDKIRLEMEENSTRSIELEKQVKDVMIQHQNVNQNYNDLKAKAIKLHKETTDLQAKIVKSPEEYAARSKELKKVLEMKKEERQVLNDSITRKKLQIKNNENAQELVKTLNDKFSANASETYKPLKETCEKLECVQKELNLLKADIDKWSNMEINSSCNLSKDEDQKGHEQLLFVLDNQYKDKERELHSRKNCLEEKKADLAKSQSMINDVLTTISAVQDDNARILLRYNEIFIVSTTMVKDKILREVITNGLHIYDPYEV; encoded by the exons ATGGAGCCAGAAAATTTACAAAGTGTCCTGCAGGAAGCAGGTATTCAAGTTGATATGAAAAATCTTGAAAACCCAACAGAAGATTTCATGTTGTATCTTATAACAGAGTATTTGAACAAGTTTAATTTTGACGGCAATGAAATATCTAAG TCAACAATGGATCAACTAGAGTGTCTTTCTTGCCCTGACTCAGCTTCTGATGCAATCAAAGCTATAAATTTATACTCAGCTTTGTCTTCTGTTTgtaatgaaatatttctgaaagaCTTGTGTCTTACAGATATCACAAGTCCAG GTCCAAAAAAAGCACGTAGACAGATCAAgattttattcaacttttttgcCTATGTAAGGAACAAGATGACAGAGAATGAAATGGCTTTTATAGAGCTTGATAATCAACAAAAGGATATAGAGGACATGATAGACAAAAAGCATGCTATTATTGCCGAGACAGGGGCAATGATCAATGatagagaaaataaattagaatTAAAACAACAA TTGCAACAAGAAATAGATAAAATTCGTTTGGAAATGGAAGAAAACAGCACAAGGTCTATTGAGTTAGAAAAACAAGTGAAAGATGTTATGATTCAACATCAAAATGTTAATCAAAACTACAATGATCTCAAGGCTAAAGCAATAAag TTACATAAAGAAACCACAGATTTGCAAGCTAAAATTGTAAAGTCTCCAGAAGAGTATGCAGCACGTtcaaaagaattgaaaaaagttttggaaatgaaaaaggaagaaagacaGGTTTTGAATGATTCAATTACTCGAAAAAAactacaaattaaaaacaatgaaaacgCTCAAGAATTAGTAAAAACTCTAAATGATAAATTTTCAGCGAATGCAAGTGAAACTTATAAACCGTTGAA AGAAACTTGTGAAAAATTAGAATGTGTACAAAAAGAATTAAACCTATTGAAAGCAGATATTGATAAATGGTCAAATATGGAAATAAATTCATCTTGCAATCTTTCAAAAGATGAAGATCAAAAAGGGCATGAACAGCTGTTATTTGTATTAGACAATCAATACAAAGATAAAGAAAG AGAATTGCATTCTCGGAAAAATTGTCTAGAAGAAAAGAAAGCAGATCTTGCTAAAAGTCAATCAATGATAAACGATGTACTCACCACTATATCTGCAGTTCAAGATGATAATGCACGTATTCTATTGCGATATAATGAGATATTTATCGTTAGTACAACCATGGTAAAA GACAAGATACTACGGGAAGTTATAACAAATGGATTACATATATATGATCCCTATGAAGTATGA
- the LOC103316644 gene encoding uncharacterized protein LOC103316644, whose translation MALGKRIEVLEKNVQLAMANAVGPEVQIVDYKLRPYSEVKEGYVAVHYALAVNYKLPNNAQVQVYHFFLKTAHSLDVENAEALVFQDSLPFPREVNFFNKIIPSMLKHLKGDSFAPKCWLAMKDMLFFEDLGLIGYSTSKLKVQDYSSLKCLTSTLGRFHASSLLAEAELGKPLNQVDPEIFEDVMFLQDKTFLGGFLNTTLTMVADLVKLFGFKSPNIDKLRDFLIAAAKPSPNKINVINHGDLWKNNYMLNAGNPQKCILVDYQCLRYASPVIDLKMMLYINCTPEQRKMHERELIEHYHSEFCTTLEQSDLSLRIPEFEEIWKTYEEYKLFGVTFAAMYLPGLLMPESVLGKILGDPVSFKRYVFENRSEFVVPLVNSNPEYGSAIKEIIRDLVEVAT comes from the coding sequence ATGGCGTTGGGTAAGAGAATTGAAGTTCTCGAGAAAAATGTCCAACTTGCTATGGCCAATGCAGTTGGTCCTGAAGTGCAGATTGTCGATTACAAACTTCGACCTTACTCAGAAGTGAAAGAAGGATACGTTGCTGTTCACTACGCACTTGCGGTAAATTACAAATTACCCAATAATGCGCAAGTTCAAGTTTACCATTTCTTCCTAAAGACAGCACACTCTTTAGACGTGGAAAATGCAGAAGCTTTAGTATTTCAAGATAGTTTGCCGTTCCCGAGAGaagtcaattttttcaataaaatcatTCCATCTATGTTGAAACACTTGAAAGGTGACTCCTTCGCCCCGAAATGTTGGCTAGCAATGAAGGATATGCTATTTTTTGAAGACCTTGGGCTGATCGGCTACTCTAcatcaaaattaaaagttcAGGACTACAGTAGTTTGAAGTGTCTAACATCAACTCTTGGCCGATTTCACGCATCCTCCCTTTTGGCAGAGGCGGAGCTTGGAAAGCCTTTGAATCAAGTGGATCCAGAAATTTTCGAGGATGTCATGTTTCTGCAGGATAAAACATTCTTGGGGGGATTTCTAAACACTACTTTGACGATGGTAGCCGATCTAGTCAAGCTATTTGGTTTCAAATCTCCGAATATAGATAAGTTACGTGACTTTCTTATCGCGGCTGCAAAGCCTTCGCCAAATAAAATCAACGTGATCAATCACGGAGATCTTTGGAAAAACAATTACATGCTGAACGCTGGTAATCCACAAAAGTGCATTTTGGTCGATTATCAATGCCTTCGATATGCGTCTCCGGTTATCGACTTGAAGATGATGTTGTACATAAACTGTACtccggagcagcggaaaatgCATGAACGCGAACTAATCGAACACTATCATTCGGAGTTCTGCACGACACTCGAGCAAAGTGATTTGAGTTTGAGAATACCCGAGTTTGAAGAGATTTGGAAAACCTATGAAGAATACAAACTTTTCGGTGTCACCTTCGCAGCTATGTACTTACCGGGTTTGCTCATGCCAGAAAGTGTACTGGGTAAAATTCTGGGAGACCCGGTCAGTTTTAAGAGATACGTTTTTGAAAATAGGTCGGAATTTGTCGTACCGCTAGTGAACAGTAATCCAGAATACGGAAGCGCAATCAAGGAAATCATTCGGGATCTTGTAGAAGTCGCCACATAA
- the LOC100118741 gene encoding WD repeat-containing protein 75 encodes MQLLIKPKTKPSKSQETKVDDLILKRKSGGSIIDQRPLFSQDGEMVYVVWKQVIRAYSAKTGDFVKELEPAKHKIISITLSPENSDTILGCTDSGEILYWNSQNGLITMKTQLLIPDKDVKIKTFHIAHYTRFKKYVCNAVITYIVKQDDAKILCIQMYDMILGTKTLYQKLKNFNEVYYIDIVGNHGENLITIAYNTFLFVLSPMWNLKFLRYKIGTDNGPDVRTITCISGHPTEECVAVGDTSGRIVLWRQLTHYDERQPVKTTFHWHTLPVTEIVFSTSGTLMYSGGGECVLVKWPLENQKKNSFLPRLPAPIRHLTVAPEKGYVAVSTLDNGILIVDAQNKLTAVIQNFTMGITSNPKSLFPAGLAVDPRTNSLVLNGRTGHVQFFNTHTKSLLYNFNITAQNLLTQERNAIIVNTEVTRVAINDDGTWMATMEERDDSVSYPEVRLKFWEFSTDKQSFILNTSIELPHEKGVNALKFRPKSLNNNQQFVVTVGKDDKFKVWHLAESTSDDKKQHWKCYSVGFYRNLPALDAGFSTDGSLIGVGFDSTLTLWVPETSVLKQSLSYCLYRQPIIRVEFGKQECCHLVVVASTEHLAVWDLLSLRVKWSVSLNLTILTADPFSVYMAAFTTDNTLVVFDPGHTDPVYIRKNVVEKDVAVLAACFAPNLQDNEESSAVWQKKSQLHFLNSEQELLTLESKSESKITLENLSASRNLPLTAFSRITAAEKITNTEKPASYVHDYTRLSGKGAVEELLMSVPAHALPPMRMLCMPFLLSLMGTQNNKNKQIEKSSRSNANVEEEELDSDEEEAVTSEEFPLSKDKVDKDAKKEEKLIHFDWDREALF; translated from the exons ATGCAGCTTCTTATCAAACCGAAGACCAAACCTTCCAAGTCCCAGGAAACCAAGGTTGATGACTTGATTTTGAAGAGAAAAAGTGGTGGAAGCATTATAGATCAACGTCCCTTATTTTCTCAAGATGGAGA GATGGTATACGTTGTCTGGAAGCAAGTTATTAGAGCATATAGTGCAAAAACTGGTGATTTTGTCAAGGAATTGGAACCAGCcaaacataaaataataagtattacTTTGTCTCCGGAAAACTCGGATACTATTCTAGGTTGTACAGACAGTGGAGAGATTCTGTATTGGAACTCTCAAAATGGACTTATTACAATGAAAACG cAACTATTAATACCTGACAAAgatgtaaaaatcaaaacctttCACATTGCTCATTACACaaggtttaaaaaatatgtctGCAATGCCGTTATAACTTATATTGTAAAACAAGATGATGCTAAGATTTTATGCATTCAAATGTATGACATGATTCTTGGAACCAAGACTTTATATCAGAAGCTCaa gAATTTTAATGAAGTTTATTACATTGATATTGTTGGAAACCATGGTGAAAATCTTATAACAATAGCTTacaatacttttttatttgtattgaGCCCTATGTGGAATTTAAAGTTTCTTCG CTACAAAATTGGAACTGACAACGGACCCGACGTGAGAACTATCACATGCATATCTGGACATCCCACAGAAGAGTGTGTGGCAGTAGGAGATACAAGTGGTCGAATTGTATTATGGAGACAACTTACACACTATGACGAGAGGCAGCCAGTCAAGACAACCTTCCATTGGCATACATTACCAGTCACAGAAATCGTTTTTAGTACATCAG GAACCCTGATGTACTCCGGTGGTGGTGAGTGTGTTCTTGTAAAATGGCCattagaaaatcaaaaaaaaaattcttttcttCCTCGGTTACCTGCTCCTATTAGACATCTTACCGTTGCGCCAGAAAAAGGGTATGTGGCAGTATCTACTTTGGACAATG GTATTCTTATTGTCGATGCACAAAATAAGCTGACTGCAGTAATTCAAAACTTCACTATGGGTATTACTAGTAATCCAAAAAGTCTATTCCCAGCTGGACTGGCTGTAGATCCAAGAACCAACAGTTTGGTTTTGAATGGTCGTACTGGCCatgttcaattttttaacactCACACCAAGAGCTTGCTGTATAAT TTCAATATAACTGCTCAAAATTTGCTAACTCAAGAAAGGAATGCAATAATTGTAAATACTGAAGTTACTAGAGTTGCTATTAATGATGATGGTACTTGGATGGCTACAATGGAAGAGCGAGATGATAGTGTGTCTTATCCTGAAGTTAGGCTTAAATTTTGGGAGTTTAGTACAGATAAGCAAAGTTTCATTTTAAATACGTCAATTGAACTTCCACATGAAAAAGGAGTAAATGCATTGAAATTCAGACCAAAATCTCTCAACAACAATCAACAATTTGTTGTAACAGTTGGAAAAGATGACAAGTTTAAAGTCTGGCATCTCGCTGAATCAACATCAGATG acaAAAAACAACATTGGAAATGTTACAGTGTTGGATTTTATCGAAATTTGCCGGCACTGGATGCTGGATTTTCCACTGACGGTTCTCTTATTGGTGTTGGTTTTGACTCCACTTTAACGCTGTGGGTCCCTGAAACCAGTGTACTGAAACAAAGTTTAAGCTATTGTCTATATCGACAACCTATAAT CCGAGTGGAGTTTGGTAAACAGGAATGCTGTCATCTCGTGGTAGTAGCTTCTACTGAACACTTGGCTGTTTGGGATCTTTTGTCTTTAAGGGTTAAATGGAGTGTATCCCTGAACCTCACGATATTGACTGCAGATCCTTTTTCTGTTTACATGGCAGCGTTCACCACTGACAATACGC TTGTTGTCTTCGACCCTGGACATACGGACCCTGtgtatattagaaaaaatgttgtcgAAAAGGACGTCGCGGTCTTGGCCGCTTGTTTTGCCCCGAATCTGCAGGACAACGAAGAAAGCTCGGCAGTTTGGCAGAAGAAGTCTCAGCTTCATTTTTTGAATTCGGAACAA GAGCTGCTTACTCTAGAATCCAAATCGGAGTCGAAGATAACGTTGGAAAATTTGTCTGCAAGTCGTAACTTACCGTTGACGGCGTTCAGTCGCATCACAGctgcggaaaaaattacgaatacCGAGAAACCGGCCTCTTACGTTCACGACTACACGAGATTGAGTGGAAAAGGAGCCGTGGAAGAG CTCCTGATGTCGGTTCCGGCTCACGCGCTGCCCCCGATGAGGATGCTATGCATGCCGTTCCTACTCTCGCTCATGGGTACCCAGAACAATAAGAACAAACAGATCGAAAAGTCTTCGAG GAGCAATGCGAATGTCGAGGAGGAAGAATTGGATAGCGATGAGGAGGAGGCGGTAACGTCTGAAGAGTTTCCGCTCAGCAAGGACAAGGTGGACAAAGACgcgaaaaaggaagaaaagctCATTCATTTTGATTGGGACCGCGAGGCCCTGTTTTGA
- the LOC100680081 gene encoding kinectin isoform X2: MEPENLQSVLQEAGIQVDMKNLENPTEDFMLYLITEYLNKFNFDGNEISKSTMDQLECLSCPDSASDAIKAINLYSALSSVCNEIFLKDLCLTDITSPGPKKARRQIKILFNFFAYVRNKMTENEMAFIELDNQQKDIEDMIDKKHAIIAETGAMINDRENKLELKQQLQQEIDKIRLEMEENSTRSIELEKQVKDVMIQHQNVNQNYNDLKAKAIKLHKETTDLQAKIVKSPEEYAARSKELKKVLEMKKEERQVLNDSITRKKLQIKNNENAQELVKTLNDKFSANASETYKPLKETCEKLECVQKELNLLKADIDKWSNMEINSSCNLSKDEDQKGHEQLLFVLDNQYKDKERELHSRKNCLEEKKADLAKSQSMINDVLTTISAVQDDNARILLRYNEIFIVSTTMDKILREVITNGLHIYDPYEV, translated from the exons ATGGAGCCAGAAAATTTACAAAGTGTCCTGCAGGAAGCAGGTATTCAAGTTGATATGAAAAATCTTGAAAACCCAACAGAAGATTTCATGTTGTATCTTATAACAGAGTATTTGAACAAGTTTAATTTTGACGGCAATGAAATATCTAAG TCAACAATGGATCAACTAGAGTGTCTTTCTTGCCCTGACTCAGCTTCTGATGCAATCAAAGCTATAAATTTATACTCAGCTTTGTCTTCTGTTTgtaatgaaatatttctgaaagaCTTGTGTCTTACAGATATCACAAGTCCAG GTCCAAAAAAAGCACGTAGACAGATCAAgattttattcaacttttttgcCTATGTAAGGAACAAGATGACAGAGAATGAAATGGCTTTTATAGAGCTTGATAATCAACAAAAGGATATAGAGGACATGATAGACAAAAAGCATGCTATTATTGCCGAGACAGGGGCAATGATCAATGatagagaaaataaattagaatTAAAACAACAA TTGCAACAAGAAATAGATAAAATTCGTTTGGAAATGGAAGAAAACAGCACAAGGTCTATTGAGTTAGAAAAACAAGTGAAAGATGTTATGATTCAACATCAAAATGTTAATCAAAACTACAATGATCTCAAGGCTAAAGCAATAAag TTACATAAAGAAACCACAGATTTGCAAGCTAAAATTGTAAAGTCTCCAGAAGAGTATGCAGCACGTtcaaaagaattgaaaaaagttttggaaatgaaaaaggaagaaagacaGGTTTTGAATGATTCAATTACTCGAAAAAAactacaaattaaaaacaatgaaaacgCTCAAGAATTAGTAAAAACTCTAAATGATAAATTTTCAGCGAATGCAAGTGAAACTTATAAACCGTTGAA AGAAACTTGTGAAAAATTAGAATGTGTACAAAAAGAATTAAACCTATTGAAAGCAGATATTGATAAATGGTCAAATATGGAAATAAATTCATCTTGCAATCTTTCAAAAGATGAAGATCAAAAAGGGCATGAACAGCTGTTATTTGTATTAGACAATCAATACAAAGATAAAGAAAG AGAATTGCATTCTCGGAAAAATTGTCTAGAAGAAAAGAAAGCAGATCTTGCTAAAAGTCAATCAATGATAAACGATGTACTCACCACTATATCTGCAGTTCAAGATGATAATGCACGTATTCTATTGCGATATAATGAGATATTTATCGTTAGTACAACCATG GACAAGATACTACGGGAAGTTATAACAAATGGATTACATATATATGATCCCTATGAAGTATGA
- the LOC100680050 gene encoding uncharacterized protein LOC100680050 isoform X2, whose product MMRLALYSILDHGGTSETRSSPVTSQLSTRLVLFPVSQALLSQARARRQRQAISSRIEEANLGMKFWGFGLLVYSACLLFLMAATSSAYPAGDPEAAIENMRQIPQWHCLRYRKFDLVRRCRNYRIGRKH is encoded by the exons ATGATGCGGCTCGCGCTATACTCTATATTAGATCATGGCGGGACCAGCGAAACTCGCAGTTCCCCGGTGACCAGCCAGCTCTCAACGCGACTCGTGTTATTTCCCGTGTCGCAAGCTCTACTGTCGCAAGCACGTGCACGTCGACAACGCCAGGCTATATCCTCGAGAATAGAAGAAGCAAACTTGGGCATGAAGTTCTGGGGCTTTGGACTCTTGGTGTACTCAGCGTGCCTGCTCTTCCTCATGGCTGCTACCTCCTCGGCTTATCCGGCTGGTGATCCCGAAGCC GCCATCGAGAACATGAGGCAGATACCGCAGTGGCATTGTCTGCGCTACCGAAAGTTCGACCTGGTGCGCCGCTGTCGGAACTACCGGATCGGCCGCAAGCACtga
- the LOC100680050 gene encoding uncharacterized protein LOC100680050 isoform X1 → MMRLALYSILDHGGTSETRSSPVTSQLSTRLVLFPVSQALLSQARARRQRQAISSRIEEANLGMKFWGFGLLVYSACLLFLMAATSSAYPAGDPEAELAYRGIISRAQTN, encoded by the exons ATGATGCGGCTCGCGCTATACTCTATATTAGATCATGGCGGGACCAGCGAAACTCGCAGTTCCCCGGTGACCAGCCAGCTCTCAACGCGACTCGTGTTATTTCCCGTGTCGCAAGCTCTACTGTCGCAAGCACGTGCACGTCGACAACGCCAGGCTATATCCTCGAGAATAGAAGAAGCAAACTTGGGCATGAAGTTCTGGGGCTTTGGACTCTTGGTGTACTCAGCGTGCCTGCTCTTCCTCATGGCTGCTACCTCCTCGGCTTATCCGGCTGGTGATCCCGAAGCC GAATTGGCCTATCGAGGCATTATCTCGAGAGCGCAAACAAATTAA